A genomic window from Flavobacterium johnsoniae includes:
- a CDS encoding efflux RND transporter periplasmic adaptor subunit codes for MKRIFMIMSLCALVLAGCNSKKEEEKEEKTKFLVTNPIEKDTTITKDYVSQIHSIQHIEIRAQERGYLEKIYVDEGQMVKKGQLLFKIMPALYEAELKKSKAEVSFSSIEYQNAKKLADEKVVSPNELAMAKAKLEKADAEMALSKVHLQFTEIRAPFDGIIDKFHVRQGSLVDEGELLTELADNSSMWVYYNVPESEYLDYQEKTGKTGKMKVNLLMANNKKFQYPGVVETIEADFDNETGNIPFRATFPNPKRLLRHGETGSIQMPIELKNAMLIPQKATFEVLDKKYVYVIDKNNAVKSREVVIAAEMPHLFAIKEGLSVDDKILLEGLRLVKENQKIDYQVVKPQSVISNLELYAE; via the coding sequence ATGAAGAGAATTTTCATGATCATGAGTCTGTGCGCCTTAGTTTTGGCAGGCTGCAATTCTAAAAAAGAAGAAGAAAAAGAGGAAAAAACCAAATTTCTGGTTACCAATCCAATCGAAAAGGATACTACCATTACAAAAGATTATGTATCTCAGATACATTCCATCCAGCATATCGAAATAAGAGCCCAAGAACGCGGTTATCTTGAAAAAATTTATGTCGACGAAGGCCAGATGGTTAAAAAAGGACAGCTGTTATTTAAAATCATGCCTGCACTTTATGAAGCCGAATTAAAAAAATCCAAAGCAGAGGTAAGTTTCAGCTCAATTGAATACCAGAATGCTAAAAAATTGGCCGATGAAAAAGTGGTTTCTCCAAACGAACTGGCAATGGCCAAAGCAAAACTGGAAAAAGCAGATGCAGAAATGGCTTTAAGCAAAGTCCATCTTCAGTTTACAGAAATCAGAGCGCCTTTTGACGGAATCATAGATAAGTTTCATGTACGTCAGGGAAGTTTGGTCGATGAAGGAGAACTGCTGACAGAACTGGCAGATAACAGCTCGATGTGGGTGTATTACAATGTTCCTGAATCTGAATATCTGGACTATCAGGAGAAAACTGGAAAAACTGGAAAAATGAAAGTCAATCTCTTGATGGCCAATAATAAAAAATTCCAATATCCAGGAGTTGTAGAAACCATTGAAGCCGACTTTGACAATGAAACAGGAAACATCCCTTTTAGAGCTACTTTCCCTAACCCAAAAAGATTATTGAGACACGGAGAAACAGGAAGCATCCAGATGCCTATAGAACTGAAAAATGCTATGCTGATACCTCAGAAAGCCACATTTGAGGTTTTAGATAAAAAATATGTATATGTAATTGACAAAAACAATGCTGTAAAATCCAGAGAGGTTGTTATTGCTGCCGAGATGCCTCACCTATTTGCAATAAAAGAAGGCTTGTCTGTTGATGATAAAATACTTTTAGAGGGGCTTCGTCTTGTAAAAGAAAACCAGAAAATAGATTACCAAGTGGTAAAACCCCAGTCGGTTATCTCCAATTTAGAACTGTATGCAGAATAA
- a CDS encoding DUF3570 domain-containing protein, with protein sequence MKRKFITGFTLLMLFQARAQDTASDSTSYKSRKLKLEEVNLVSSYYKQDGNNSAVTGGIGSEHLTDIANTIDVKLVKYGQTGIRHTFDIEAGIDHYTSASSDMIDLSANSSASSSDNRFYPSLNYLRENEQKGRTIGIGVSSSTEFDYQSFGGNISFSQKTKDRNGEFTAKFQTFIDQLKLIEPVELRTPGSDGYGSAGRNTFAGTLSYSQIINKNLQVMLVGDLISQNGYLSLPFHRVYFADGSVHQEKMPDTRLKIPLGIRASYFLGDNMIIRAYYRYYTDDWSLKAHTADLEIPVKLTQAFSLSPFYRYYTQTGTKYFKPYAEHTGADEYYTSNYDLSKFDSSFFGMGMKFTPPNGIFGLKHWNTLEVRYGHYTRTTNMTSDIISINIKYK encoded by the coding sequence ATGAAAAGAAAATTCATTACCGGATTTACCCTGCTGATGCTCTTTCAGGCAAGGGCGCAGGATACTGCTTCTGATTCCACGTCCTATAAGAGCAGGAAATTAAAACTCGAAGAAGTGAACCTTGTCTCCAGCTATTACAAGCAGGACGGGAACAATTCTGCCGTTACCGGGGGCATCGGATCCGAGCACCTGACCGATATAGCCAACACCATCGATGTGAAACTGGTAAAATACGGACAGACCGGAATCAGGCATACCTTTGATATAGAAGCCGGGATTGACCATTATACTTCCGCCTCTTCGGATATGATTGACTTGAGCGCCAATTCATCGGCCTCTTCTTCAGACAACCGCTTCTACCCTTCGCTGAACTATCTAAGGGAAAATGAACAGAAAGGCAGAACAATCGGAATCGGGGTTTCATCCTCTACAGAGTTTGACTACCAGTCATTTGGGGGCAATATCAGCTTTTCCCAGAAGACAAAAGACCGAAATGGGGAATTCACCGCTAAATTCCAGACCTTTATAGACCAGCTCAAACTGATTGAACCCGTTGAACTGCGTACTCCGGGAAGTGATGGATATGGAAGCGCCGGCCGAAATACCTTTGCGGGAACCCTGAGCTATTCGCAGATCATAAACAAAAACCTTCAGGTGATGCTGGTGGGTGATCTCATCAGCCAGAACGGGTATTTAAGCCTTCCCTTCCACAGGGTTTATTTCGCAGACGGGTCGGTGCACCAGGAAAAAATGCCTGATACCAGACTCAAAATTCCCCTGGGAATCAGGGCCAGCTATTTCTTAGGCGATAACATGATCATAAGGGCATATTATCGATATTATACCGATGACTGGAGCCTTAAGGCGCATACCGCAGATCTGGAAATTCCCGTAAAACTGACACAGGCTTTTTCGCTGAGCCCGTTTTACAGATATTATACCCAGACCGGCACCAAATATTTCAAACCTTACGCAGAACATACTGGCGCGGACGAATACTACACCAGCAACTATGATCTGTCGAAGTTTGACAGCAGTTTTTTCGGAATGGGAATGAAGTTCACCCCGCCAAATGGTATTTTCGGCCTTAAACACTGGAACACTCTGGAGGTCCGTTACGGCCATTACACCAGAACCACAAATATGACATCTGATATTATCAGCATCAATATCAAATACAAATAG
- a CDS encoding DUF4266 domain-containing protein: MRKPKQKSLKLLCSIALTGILLCSCSPVKEYQKGKINDSEMVLSNRKIEKTELSFQSYREGASGANSGKSGGGCGCN, translated from the coding sequence ATGAGAAAGCCAAAACAAAAAAGCCTGAAACTGCTCTGCAGCATTGCTCTAACAGGCATTCTGCTATGCTCCTGCTCCCCGGTAAAGGAATACCAGAAGGGAAAAATAAACGATTCTGAAATGGTGCTTTCCAACAGAAAAATCGAGAAGACAGAACTTAGTTTTCAATCCTACCGAGAGGGAGCTTCCGGGGCAAATTCAGGAAAAAGCGGCGGCGGATGCGGCTGCAATTAA
- a CDS encoding FAD:protein FMN transferase has translation MGNSFTITVVAENQRTGNGYINLAVDEIRRIEKLLTTYKEDSQTNLINDNAGIRPVSVDLEVFNLIERSIGISAITQGAFDISYGSIDKSLWNFDKSMAKLPDARTALKMVHLINYRNIILDRENTAVYLREKGMRIGFGGIGKGYAAEMAKQVLLRHNVQSGIINASGDLCAWGLQPNGQKWTIGVADPEWPNAAFSYMEISDRAVATSGNYEKYITIDGKKYSHTIDPKTGLPITGIKSVTIIAPNAEFADAMATPIAVMGIKAGLFLIDQIPDLYCIIIDEGNKIYTSKNINLK, from the coding sequence ATGGGAAACAGCTTTACCATTACCGTTGTGGCTGAGAATCAAAGGACGGGTAATGGGTACATCAATCTGGCCGTTGACGAAATACGGCGGATCGAAAAACTTCTGACTACCTATAAAGAGGACAGCCAGACCAATCTGATCAATGACAATGCCGGAATCAGGCCCGTGAGTGTAGATCTGGAAGTTTTTAATTTAATTGAAAGAAGCATCGGGATTTCGGCAATTACCCAGGGCGCTTTTGATATCTCTTACGGGAGCATTGACAAAAGCCTTTGGAATTTTGACAAATCCATGGCTAAGCTCCCCGATGCCCGTACAGCACTTAAAATGGTGCATCTTATCAATTACCGCAATATTATCCTGGACAGGGAAAATACCGCGGTATATCTAAGGGAGAAAGGCATGCGGATCGGTTTTGGAGGCATTGGAAAAGGCTATGCTGCAGAAATGGCCAAACAGGTGCTTTTAAGACACAATGTACAGAGCGGCATTATCAATGCCAGCGGTGACCTCTGCGCCTGGGGACTGCAGCCAAACGGGCAAAAATGGACCATCGGCGTGGCCGATCCCGAATGGCCAAACGCTGCATTCTCTTATATGGAAATATCCGACAGGGCTGTGGCCACCTCGGGCAATTATGAAAAATATATAACAATCGACGGCAAAAAATACTCCCATACCATTGACCCAAAAACAGGACTGCCGATAACCGGGATAAAAAGCGTGACCATCATAGCTCCGAACGCGGAATTTGCAGATGCCATGGCCACGCCTATAGCCGTTATGGGCATTAAAGCAGGACTGTTTTTAATAGATCAGATACCGGATCTATATTGTATCATCATAGACGAAGGCAACAAAATTTACACTTCAAAAAACATTAACCTGAAATGA
- a CDS encoding thioredoxin family protein has translation MKLITLLLLVTVLPINWEPDFANAKKTAKEKHELILLNFSGSDWCGPCIATRRDYFESPGFTAMANENLVLVNADFPRKKKNMGSAQQIKRNEDLAEIYNKEGSFPLTLLLDAEGRVIKTWHGKPEKTPDEWTAEIKAICESRK, from the coding sequence ATGAAGCTCATTACATTACTGCTGCTGGTGACGGTTCTGCCCATAAATTGGGAACCTGACTTTGCTAATGCAAAAAAAACTGCAAAAGAAAAACATGAATTAATCCTGTTGAACTTCTCGGGCTCGGACTGGTGCGGCCCCTGCATTGCAACACGCAGGGACTATTTTGAAAGTCCCGGCTTTACAGCTATGGCAAATGAAAATTTAGTACTGGTCAATGCTGATTTTCCCAGAAAAAAGAAAAATATGGGATCTGCACAACAGATTAAACGAAATGAAGATTTAGCGGAAATCTACAACAAGGAAGGCAGCTTTCCCTTAACGCTGCTTCTGGATGCTGAGGGCAGGGTAATCAAAACCTGGCATGGAAAACCCGAAAAAACACCCGATGAGTGGACTGCCGAAATAAAAGCGATCTGTGAGAGCCGAAAATAA
- a CDS encoding VIT1/CCC1 transporter family protein: protein MHIENHYINRSGWLRAAVLGANDGILSTTSLAIGVAAASVSREPILLAAVAGLAAGALSMAAGEYVSVSSQADIEQADLKREKTALQTAPEEELEELAAIYTQRGLSEELARAVAVQLTAHNALEAHARDELGINEITQANPFMAAFASAVSFTIGGLFPLLVAIFAPINQMVFYQYGCSILFLAFSGFLAARAGGSKIFTAVLRICIWGTFAMAASALVGYIFGVQTS from the coding sequence ATGCACATCGAAAACCATTACATCAATAGAAGCGGCTGGTTAAGGGCAGCGGTCCTTGGGGCTAATGACGGGATTTTATCCACCACCAGCTTAGCAATCGGCGTGGCGGCCGCAAGTGTTTCCAGAGAGCCGATCCTGCTGGCAGCGGTAGCCGGACTTGCTGCAGGCGCGCTTTCTATGGCGGCGGGTGAATATGTATCTGTCAGCTCGCAGGCAGATATTGAGCAGGCAGACCTGAAAAGAGAAAAAACAGCACTTCAGACCGCCCCTGAAGAAGAGCTTGAAGAACTTGCGGCGATCTACACCCAAAGGGGGCTCAGTGAAGAACTTGCCAGAGCGGTCGCTGTGCAGCTGACGGCTCATAATGCCCTTGAAGCCCATGCAAGGGATGAACTCGGGATCAATGAAATTACCCAGGCCAATCCATTTATGGCTGCTTTTGCATCAGCAGTTTCCTTTACCATCGGCGGATTATTTCCTCTTCTTGTCGCCATTTTTGCCCCTATAAATCAGATGGTCTTCTACCAGTATGGCTGCTCTATCCTGTTTCTGGCATTTTCCGGCTTTTTGGCCGCAAGGGCCGGAGGGTCAAAAATCTTCACTGCAGTGCTCCGCATCTGCATCTGGGGAACTTTTGCGATGGCCGCATCGGCGCTGGTCGGCTATATATTCGGGGTGCAGACTTCATAA
- the nhaA gene encoding Na+/H+ antiporter NhaA, producing the protein MTKLINLKIFAHFFRSSSAGGIFLIISLLVSLAIANSGWSEAFKGMLNFELGFNTAWIHLRYPAGLWINDGLMAVFFLMVGLEIKREVIEGELSSFSHAVLPVLAAAGGVAVPALIYAFFNASDPQTAKGWGIPMATDIAFALGILSLLGSRVPSGLKIFLAALAIVDDLIAILVIALFYSSELSFMYLGYAGALLVLLVIFNRSGVKNLLFYLLPGILIWYFIHHSGIHATIAGVLVAMTIPTNEDDTESPLEKLEHSLARPVNFLIMPVFALANTNITFESAMIEGLFSSLGLGIGLGLFLGKPVGIFIMSWLSVKLKIAALPESVTWVHVLGLGLLGGIGFTMSIFIALLSFDDALLQNEAKFAILAASTAAGITGFSILRLYSRKQKMAL; encoded by the coding sequence ATGACAAAACTGATCAACTTAAAAATATTCGCTCATTTTTTCCGCTCCTCTTCGGCAGGCGGCATTTTTTTGATAATCTCCCTGCTGGTGTCATTGGCCATTGCCAATTCTGGCTGGTCGGAAGCTTTTAAAGGGATGCTTAACTTTGAACTGGGATTCAATACAGCCTGGATTCATTTAAGATATCCTGCAGGGCTTTGGATCAATGACGGGCTGATGGCGGTTTTCTTCCTGATGGTCGGGCTGGAGATAAAAAGAGAAGTTATAGAAGGGGAGCTTTCCTCTTTTTCCCATGCGGTTCTGCCTGTTCTGGCCGCGGCGGGAGGGGTGGCGGTCCCTGCCCTCATTTACGCATTTTTTAATGCCTCGGATCCCCAAACGGCTAAAGGCTGGGGCATTCCTATGGCTACCGATATCGCCTTTGCACTTGGAATTTTATCGCTTTTGGGCAGCAGAGTGCCTTCGGGCCTGAAGATTTTTCTGGCCGCCCTTGCGATTGTCGATGATTTGATTGCAATTTTAGTGATAGCCTTATTCTATTCCTCGGAGCTCAGCTTTATGTATCTGGGTTATGCGGGAGCATTGCTGGTCTTATTGGTCATTTTTAACCGCTCAGGTGTTAAAAACCTGCTGTTTTATCTGCTCCCGGGGATATTGATCTGGTATTTTATACATCATTCCGGCATCCATGCGACCATAGCCGGGGTGCTGGTGGCGATGACCATACCAACCAATGAAGACGATACCGAGTCGCCGCTTGAAAAACTGGAGCATTCCCTTGCACGTCCTGTCAATTTTCTGATCATGCCTGTCTTTGCGCTTGCCAACACCAATATTACTTTTGAATCTGCAATGATAGAAGGGCTTTTCAGCAGTCTGGGGCTTGGCATAGGCCTGGGCCTTTTTTTGGGCAAGCCTGTCGGGATTTTCATCATGTCGTGGCTGTCGGTAAAGCTGAAAATAGCCGCACTGCCCGAATCTGTCACCTGGGTGCATGTGCTCGGACTTGGACTGCTGGGAGGAATAGGCTTTACGATGTCCATATTTATTGCTTTACTGTCTTTTGACGATGCGCTGCTGCAGAATGAAGCCAAATTTGCCATACTGGCCGCCTCCACGGCGGCGGGCATCACAGGCTTCTCCATCCTGAGGCTGTACAGCAGAAAACAGAAAATGGCACTTTAG
- a CDS encoding DUF389 domain-containing protein — protein MKILTDLLNLHEGEDDRAKTLEAVKKNITFKGANLWILACAIIVASVGLNVNSTAVIIGAMLISPLMGPIVGAGFALGIYDFSLLKKSLNNLLTATAVSLAVSALYFYMSPFKDVQSELLARTAPNIYDILIAFFGGLVGVIAVTRSEKGNPIPGVAIATALMPPLCTAGYGLATGQWKFFLGAFYLYSINCVFIGIATFLIIKYLNYPPVKQIDETHQKRVRYIIAFLITVMLVPSSYLAYSLYREQQFKKNADLFIENEFSAKGYTIVYRKTDFNPKNKKLELAFLSKRFSEAEIKDLAQRLSRNKYLAGTRLLIRQDSTDRFNALKGDILSQIKSSENEMNLKDVRIMQLEKELAAKKFDSRQILKETRALYPAVNSLSISRNTLVSPKDSITSITAVIYDASKDLSRTDSEKLQKWLNERLSVNDVELFRRH, from the coding sequence ATGAAAATACTGACAGATCTGCTGAACCTTCATGAAGGGGAGGACGACAGGGCAAAAACACTCGAAGCCGTTAAGAAAAACATCACCTTCAAAGGTGCCAATCTCTGGATTCTGGCCTGCGCCATAATTGTCGCATCGGTCGGGCTCAATGTAAACTCCACCGCGGTGATTATCGGAGCCATGCTGATATCCCCTTTAATGGGGCCGATAGTAGGCGCCGGGTTTGCTTTGGGCATCTATGACTTCTCTCTGCTTAAGAAATCACTTAATAACCTGCTTACGGCAACTGCTGTAAGTCTTGCGGTATCCGCCCTTTATTTTTACATGAGCCCCTTTAAGGACGTGCAGTCCGAACTGCTGGCCAGAACCGCTCCCAATATTTACGATATCCTGATAGCCTTCTTTGGAGGACTCGTGGGGGTTATTGCCGTGACCAGGTCCGAAAAAGGGAACCCGATTCCCGGTGTGGCCATTGCAACAGCGCTTATGCCGCCGCTCTGTACGGCAGGTTACGGACTGGCAACCGGACAGTGGAAATTTTTTCTGGGGGCTTTCTACCTCTACAGCATCAACTGTGTCTTTATAGGTATCGCCACCTTTCTGATTATAAAATATCTGAACTATCCCCCCGTAAAGCAGATAGATGAAACCCATCAGAAAAGGGTCAGATACATCATCGCCTTTCTGATCACTGTTATGCTGGTGCCCAGCAGCTATCTTGCCTATTCGCTTTACAGGGAACAGCAGTTCAAAAAAAATGCGGATCTTTTTATTGAAAATGAATTTTCCGCCAAAGGATATACCATCGTCTACAGAAAGACGGACTTCAACCCTAAAAACAAAAAGCTCGAACTGGCCTTCCTCTCAAAACGCTTTTCTGAGGCAGAAATAAAAGACCTGGCCCAAAGACTCAGCCGGAACAAATACCTTGCCGGCACACGGCTGCTGATCCGCCAGGACAGCACCGACCGTTTCAATGCCTTGAAGGGAGATATCCTAAGCCAGATCAAAAGCAGCGAAAATGAAATGAACCTGAAAGATGTCAGGATCATGCAGCTGGAGAAAGAACTGGCCGCAAAGAAATTTGACAGCCGCCAGATCCTCAAAGAAACCCGCGCGCTCTACCCTGCCGTCAATTCATTATCGATCAGCAGAAATACCCTTGTAAGCCCTAAAGACAGCATTACTTCGATAACGGCTGTTATCTATGACGCGTCAAAAGACCTTTCCAGAACCGACAGCGAAAAACTGCAGAAATGGCTCAATGAGCGCTTATCGGTAAATGATGTGGAACTCTTCCGCAGGCACTAG
- a CDS encoding chloride channel protein: MFKKQLIKAKQILMLGQRQLSRKQFIFLSSVLIGITAAFAVIFLKAFAHWVYSFATYINATLKLSFINSLLPVAGILLTVLVVKKALGGTLEKGTSQILYIVARKASIIPKKQMYAQIMTSSLTVGLGGSAGLESPIVITGAAFGSNYAQQFRLSYQERTLLIGCGVAAGIAAAFNAPIAGVLFAIEVLLVDVTISAFTPIMIAAATGALVSAIVLNENILLAFREKQTFDYHNIPFYVLMGLFTGFTAVFYARNFLRTEHAFAHLKYGPYKKALIGACILGLMIFIFPTLFGEGYESIKTLADKDPGRLLENTLFSGFASNDWMLLGFVGASMLLKAFASGITLGSGGNGGNFAPSLFLGSYAGYFFSKLLNLSGLTDLPVGNFTLVGMAGILSGLFHAPLTAIFLIAEITGGYDLMIPLMIVASVSFAVSKRFEKHSLDVKNLARKGNAFTSNKDANILCTLEIEDLIKKDYLTVEPGQPLADVAGLLAHSDQVIFAALDNGNELRGLVYFNDIREVIFDNLKTENILVRDIMTQPVQPVHLFDSMETVMKKFEKSGKVFLPVLKNGKYYGFITKSDVLESYRNRLKSMIFE, from the coding sequence ATGTTCAAAAAACAGCTAATCAAAGCAAAACAGATACTAATGCTCGGACAGCGGCAGCTCTCCCGCAAACAATTTATTTTTCTCTCAAGCGTACTTATCGGCATTACGGCGGCCTTTGCGGTAATCTTTTTAAAGGCCTTCGCCCACTGGGTATATTCATTTGCAACCTATATCAACGCAACATTAAAATTGAGTTTCATAAACAGCCTTCTGCCTGTTGCCGGTATCCTGCTTACTGTTCTGGTAGTGAAAAAAGCATTGGGCGGAACCCTGGAAAAGGGGACTTCCCAAATATTGTACATAGTGGCCAGAAAAGCCAGCATTATCCCTAAAAAGCAGATGTACGCCCAGATTATGACCAGTTCGCTGACCGTCGGACTTGGAGGGTCTGCCGGGCTGGAAAGCCCTATCGTGATCACAGGGGCCGCATTCGGGTCCAATTATGCCCAGCAGTTCAGGCTGAGCTATCAGGAGCGCACGCTGCTGATCGGATGCGGGGTGGCAGCCGGCATTGCCGCCGCATTCAATGCACCGATTGCCGGGGTTCTTTTTGCCATCGAGGTGCTGCTTGTCGATGTGACCATTTCGGCTTTCACCCCTATAATGATCGCTGCGGCCACAGGTGCGCTGGTTTCGGCTATCGTACTGAATGAAAACATACTGCTGGCTTTCCGCGAAAAACAGACCTTTGACTACCATAATATTCCCTTCTATGTTTTGATGGGGCTTTTTACGGGCTTTACAGCGGTGTTCTACGCCCGCAATTTTTTAAGGACCGAACATGCCTTTGCGCATTTAAAATACGGCCCCTATAAAAAAGCCCTTATCGGCGCCTGCATACTGGGGCTTATGATCTTTATATTCCCCACCCTTTTCGGAGAAGGTTATGAAAGCATCAAAACCCTTGCAGATAAAGATCCCGGAAGGCTGCTTGAAAACACCCTGTTTTCAGGTTTCGCTTCCAACGACTGGATGCTGCTGGGCTTTGTCGGGGCTTCCATGCTGCTCAAAGCTTTTGCTTCAGGCATAACATTGGGAAGCGGCGGCAACGGGGGGAATTTTGCCCCTTCCCTCTTCCTGGGCTCATATGCCGGATATTTCTTCTCAAAACTTTTAAACCTCTCGGGCCTTACCGATCTGCCTGTAGGCAATTTTACCCTGGTGGGCATGGCCGGCATACTGAGCGGTCTTTTTCACGCGCCTCTGACCGCCATTTTCCTTATCGCGGAAATAACCGGAGGATACGATCTGATGATCCCCCTGATGATTGTCGCCTCGGTAAGTTTTGCCGTTTCCAAACGTTTTGAAAAGCACTCCCTGGATGTAAAGAACCTGGCCAGAAAAGGAAATGCCTTTACCAGCAATAAGGATGCTAATATCCTCTGCACCCTTGAGATTGAAGACCTGATAAAAAAAGATTATCTGACCGTGGAACCCGGCCAGCCGCTTGCAGACGTCGCCGGGCTTCTGGCACATTCCGACCAGGTGATTTTTGCAGCCCTCGATAATGGCAATGAGCTTCGGGGACTGGTATACTTCAATGACATAAGGGAAGTGATTTTCGATAATCTGAAAACAGAAAATATTCTGGTCAGGGATATCATGACACAGCCCGTGCAGCCCGTGCATCTTTTTGACAGCATGGAAACGGTGATGAAAAAATTTGAGAAAAGCGGCAAGGTCTTTCTCCCGGTGCTCAAAAACGGAAAATATTACGGCTTTATAACCAAGTCAGACGTTCTGGAATCCTACCGCAACAGGCTCAAATCAATGATTTTCGAATAG